aagaaGTAAAAACTGTCACCTCCATGCTTCTTTGTAAGCAGGTGAGGTAGTCACGTAACTCGTCACTTCACCGCTCGGTTCTCAAGCAGacctcaagtcagtggaaaagcacggTCAGTTTgtgataggctccagattgccccggccgTGAACCAGCCGAGGACAAGCTCAGCTAGCGAACCATCgccatttcggtggaaaagggttacgagatcacatattttccacattctgatggctgatgtgaacattaactgaaactcctgacccatatctgaatgattttatacattacactgctgccacacgattggctggtgagtgtacatacttttaaaaaatacaactatgaataaacatacaactatgagatattattatttaattctgcaatcagaggTTCTGATACCAGAATTAAATAATGTTATGTTATAAATCTAGTTATATGGACTATAAATACTGTATAGTTCTATTTATATCATCTTCAATATAGTCATATACCTTCAAAGATATGTATTACTTTTGTGCCACATAAATACTGTTCTGTTTATAAAgaacctacaaaaaaaaaaaactagaaaacacaAATCTTATAACTTGTCATGTTAAACAGCTGATACTAAAACTCATGGTGGATCTTACAATattataatgtgaaaaaagaCCCTTAAACTAGAGTTCTGTTCAATCAGCACATGTATTGCAACTGCCTATGaagacaaaatacattaaaatctgTTACAGCAATGTGCATTAAGGTCACTCACTTTTCTCTGTCTGCTTTATATGTATGTGCAATCTCAGGTACCAGTGGGTCATCTGGGTTCGGGTCACACAACAGGGAGCAGATGGACAACAGGACTGAAAAGAAGCACGGGAACAGattaaaaacaatagaatttCAACTCATCCTTTATGTGTTACTGTTTAAGAGACACAATAGCAACAGTAGTTCCTTGAGACATTGAATGTGGTGGTTAACCTATATATAGAGAAGAAGATTTCAGGTATATGATATCACACCTCCCTTACATAGCCTcccttacatacacacactccaTAAGTTTGTTTGTCATATAACACAAACAGCTTCATATGGAGTGATCCAAACTAGGTCATTGCTTAGAACAAAGAGTAATCACGGATGTCTAACAGCAGTGCCCACACCGGGATCAGCTCTGGATGAGTGCTCTGTTATTAGTCATAAATACCAAGGCTTTACAGTACACTAAACAAACAATCCTTCCATCAAGTGCATCTGCCGCCTGAGACCATTACAATTCTTCAATGTTACCTACTTTAACAAAACCTGATATCCAAGTATCAAAGGATGCAAAGGTGACAAAATATGAACATTTGCGACAATAATTTTAAATAGAATAATTACTGGCAACAGACAGGATGCAACCTTTATTTGCACGAATCAGTTTTGAACTCACATGCGAGTTATCGGTTGGAACTGGATTCTCCAACACCCTAGtttgaaggtgaagtgtgaaatttctgtGGCAATAGCGTCACTAAACGGAACtgcaaaacaaaaaattttaaaCCGAATTCCCAAACACTACTCCTATCTCTTTCTGGTCaaaaaacagatagttccaccccaaactcaaaCTTAATAGTTGTCTATCCACATTAAACTGGAATAGATTTAATAACCCTCTATATTAAGCGATTCTTTAATTTGGCaactaaatgtttcatttttttcttgtaGTCTGGAGccctaaatattatttatttttcttcagacaAAAACACTATATTAGAGCATTTCTTCCCAACCAATACAATTAATCAGAGATGGACTGATAATCGGTTTGATATTTTTTAGcagatatttacacttttccacttAATCGATTATCGCTTCTTTGATATCGGTTTACCGATAAAGTTGGACACAAAAgactacacattttaaataattactaaGTGTGGGGCTTTGAACAAGTGTATATTTCAAATAAAACTAGTCAAATTAATTCTTTGTAGACTGCacaatattagttttgtaaagcagTTCATCAGAGGTTAGTGATAAATAAACAAGATGTTAATGAgcataaaagcagaaataaaacaagaataaaaaatcAGTTATGCATATCAGTTATCAGACACTTaagcagaaaaataaaaataaaaatcggtatcggtcattaaaatccaatatcggtcgattTCTACAACTGCAATATTAGGGAAGCACTAACAGtatatgacatttttttgtttatattttcttttaatattatattcaatattctcAGAGAAAAcaattttcttctgcagtatagctgcaagttgttttaaaggagttttagatatttatattggaaaacaacccaaaacaaaaacaaataaaaaatgtatgttattaataaagctgcatattgccaattttcttcacgataagaaatgcacagtgacacacatattatgatacaataagtcgtgagccatcacattataatctagctgcattaagcgagcgacagagtgtgcatgagccgggtgcagtttcaatctctcccccttaggtCGGGACACTTTGTGCAActcagaagaggcgctgaccgcacagagaaatgccagtttcagagtttgtagttatttacatgaccttcttccttattatttgaactttaataaagctataacgcattaaatttaagatgtaacgccggggtgtttcctttaaagatgctcgacatgcaagttttgcttcagcggagcggcagctccggctccgcttattattgtcgataacgtcgactaatcatttcagccctactattaaacatttttttataaactttGCACAGCACAATACAtttatgcaattcattttaaataaaccacTGATGTTACTCCTatcagtgttttcatgcttatgtTATGACTGATATTTGGTCAAAAATTGGCCGAACAATATCTGTGGCCAACATGTCAGGGCATTCCAATGCCATATATCTTATGAACTTAGCAATGAAGTGCTCGAtttaacatctacaattaaaaatCTGAAATTTTAGTCAGTTTATGTTTGTAATATTCacctatttataggtatgtggtTCAAGACTCTGAGAATGTGTAAAAACAGCCCTTGAATTAAATACAGTGAACCATTATGGAAATGCAATGTTTCATTAGAGTGATTTGTGCTTCCGTGAACACATCGTTAGATTCACTGTGACTGTGGTGGTTACCATGGCATCAGTCTGAAAGAGCAGTGTAATAAAATGTCCTTTCTACATTCAACTCTCTTGTTAATTGTGCTTGTTATAACATGCGTGTTCTATCATGCATTCATACGTACCTTTGGATACCGTAAGTGCAGGTGACCATTGAGATCGCAGGATGTCCAGACAAATACTACCATTACTGTTAATGTTAGGGTGGTAGATTTTCGTCGTGAATGCGACCTGCAAATCAACACAGAGTCTGTTTACAGTCTGCTTAACATCAATCTGTATTTGATTAATGTGTCCAAATACACCTGAATGTCACAAAGATACTGACCTTTGGTGGTTTAAAGGGGTAGTCTGTGGGGAAATGAATTGTAAGAAAGAAAACTCCTCCTTGATACGGACTGTCATTCTACAAAGAAATCAAAGAGAACTCAGTTTTGTTAGTGTTCCAGTAtgcaatgtacaggtgcatctcaataaattagaatgtcgtggaaaggttcatttatttcagtaattcaactcaaattgtgaaactcgtgtattaaataaattcaatttagtttaagtctttggttcttttaattgtgatgattttggctcacatttaacaaaaacccaccaattcactatctcaaaaaattagaatacatcataagaccaataaaaaaaacatttttagtgaattgttggccttctggaaagtatgttcatttactgtatatgtactcaatacttggtaggggctccttttgctttaattactgcctcaattcggcgtggcatggaggtgatcagtttgtggcactgctgaggtggtatggaagcccaggtttctttgacagtggccttcagctcatctgcattttttggtctcttgtttctcattttcctcttgacaataccccatagattctctatggggttcaggtctggtgagtttgctggccagtcaagcacaccaacaccatggtcatttaaccaacttttggtgcttttggcagtgtgggcaggtgccaaatcctgctggaaaatgaaatcagcatctttaaaaagctggtcagcagaatgaagcatgaagtgctccaaaatttcttggtaaacgggtgcagtgactttggttttcaaaaaacacaatggaccaacaccagcagatgacattgcaccccaaatcatcacagactgtggaaacttaacactggacttcaagcaacttgggctatgagcttctccacccttcctccagactctaggaccttggtttccaaatgaaatacaaagcttgctctcatctgaaaagaggactttggaacactgggcaacagtccagttcttcttctccttagcgcaggtaagacacctctgacgttgtctgtggttcaggagtggcttaacaagaggaatatgacaactgtagccaaattccttgacacgtctgtgtgtggtggctcttgatgccttgaccccagcctcagtccattccttgtgaagttcacccaaattcttgaatcgattttgcttgacaatcctcataaggctgcggttctctcggttggttgtgcatctttttcttctacactttttccttccactcaactttctgttaacatgcttggatacagcactctgtgaacagccagcttctttggcaatgaatgtttgtggcttaccctccttgtgaagggtgtcaatgattgtcttctggacaactgtcagatcagcagtcttccccatgattgtgtagcctagtgaaccaaactgagagaccattttgaaggctcaggaaacctttgcaggtgttttgagttgattagctgattggcatgtcaccgcattctaattttttgagatagtgaattggtgggtttttgttaaatgtgagccaaaatcatcacaattaaaagaaccaaagacttaaactacttcagtctgtgtgcactgaatttatttaatacacgagtttcacaatttgagttgaattactgaaataaatgaacttttccacgacattctaatttattgagatgcacctgtatttcataGTATTACAACTAtcataaaagaaatgttttttttatttattttttaacataagtTTATAGACAAATAAATGGTAAGGACAAAATAAGGCAATGCTGTAATGATTAATTTTTAAACCAACAGTCTGCTGTCATGTATTATAACTATGCTGTAACACATTGTACATTCTGTTTTAAAGGTGTAAAAGGGGAAATATCATGGAAAACTGCATTATGATCTGATGAAATTAAAGAGTTTGATGTACGAACTCTATACACACAAACTCTAACAGAGGTCagtcatttacatatagaagtcttaaagctACAGTAGGACAAATCAGCCTGTTTCCGaactacattaaagggatagcccacccaaaagttaaaattctctcatcattttctcaccctcatgcaatcccagatgcgtatgactttctttcttctgcacaacacaaacatttttagacgattatctcagctctgtaagtgaacggtggccaaaactttggagctccaaaaagcacataaaggcagcataaaagtaatccatatgactccggtcttctgaagcgatataattgacaacaactggagtcttatggattacatttatgctgcctttataagctttttggagcttcaaagttctggccaccattcacttatattgtatggaccaacagagctgaaatattcttctaaaaatcttcatttgtatttcacagaagaaagaaagtcatacacatctgggatggcatgagggtgagtaaatgatgagagaatttacatttttgggagaattattcctttaaaacatttaaagggtAAAATGTGTCCCCTTTAAAAATTAAGAAGAGAAAGCAGCTACTCACCGGCCCCATTATTGTTGCCTGCCAGTGAAACACTGAAAAACATTGTATTTCCAGTATATGAAACCAATATAGACAGTATTGAAGCATATTAAGGGCATATCTGGTGCGTGCCAAGTGTGCTAGTTAATGTTGCTTCATCTGAGTAGGAGCTCAATAGTGGTTTCTAGTGTGAATATGTGTGAATATGTTTGTAGTGACTGCAGTTCATAAAGTGATCTGACAAATTCACCCTATAATGAATTAATTCTTGTCACTCATTCTTTTTATACTCACAGTCCTCTCCAACTGGTCCTGCTGAACACTGGGCTGGTGGATCTCTCTGTAGGTCTGTCAATTCCTGAGGAAACAAAGCCATAAAACACTGAACCAAAGGAGCCATATCATGAATAACAGGATTTtatattaaatgttcaacaagcacatatggatGTGGTATATTTCAGGTgaccacatacttttggccatgtagtgtgtcAATGCTTTTTTAGTTTTCAACAGATTGGTCCGCCTTGATGAACGACAGTATGAACTACACCAGCAAGCAAAGGTTAGCCAATCATGACAAGTAATTTACATACAGAAAGATTACATGTACAGCAGCAAAAACCTAAAAACAAAGGACACCTGGTCTAAGTTTGATCAGATAGTACAAAAATGCTTTCTAAAAACAGAATTTGGCTCATGGTGGTGTTACGTGGTTGCCAAGACACACACTCATAATGCTTTGGCTCTGAGGTTTGTTCCCATATTGAGATTTCAGCAGCTCTGCCAGCACAACCAACGCTATGACACTCATATGATAGTACTATACAAACAGGTCAGAGAATGAAATACTACTGCATAAACAAATGGTctaactgaaaaacacaacaTAGACATATCACAGTTTCTACactcaaaatgtttgtttttttcataacaaattccATCAAATGGAACTGAGTAaactttaaaggagcaatatgtaatcatcaagcgtttaaaatgggtactgcagtccaaattcaaaatattcgagagagttgtctcccccgcctcCTCCACACCCCAGAAGCTCACGCGGGCTGCCAgtttgaggacacgcaacaggaacgagcaaactgacaatggcaagcgtcTAGCCTTACACTGAAAGTTGAttagctaatgtatacgtttgcaatgtttttattgtttgtaaattataaaccagctcatgtggattttttataactctgtcaatgttagctagatgtattgctggcttccatggctgcagcacgctgtgtttgcccgctaacttgttacAAAtatggcaacccggggtgtcgaaataccactgggaaatgggcagtgggcgggatcacacaggccaaaacacaaacagaaattccggcccagaatggacatttcaaagtagaatatactggctgtaacattgttttcggagaagccagtatttcaacttagcatgttaaatctctgataacatattataattttatgttttagtacagtaaatatattacatattgcacctttaactaaattaaattaatgaaatgtcatttaatttagttaaagattactcaattcaactgaatgaaattttgttatggaactgaaatgcataaatcttaaaaataggtcaaaatacgtatatatatatatttatttatttttgagtgtaGTAAACACAGGCTCCTAATATGTCCTTCTTTCAaaggacatttacattttttcagaATGTTAGATAAAATATGAGTAaacatcacaaaaacatgtccagttcACATATCATCCCAATATCAAAATTCAAGGaaataataagaaattatatttagcattcTGAAAATAAGCCTATTCAGGACCTTTAAGATTTGTGACATTTCTCCCCAAAATTCGTCCAGGTGTTTtttaattcccattattctcaaagGTGATTCACATTACTGTACTACTATAATTTTTTACTGCACTGCAATAAAAATACTTAGGGATCATTATGCAACatgcaactttttattttttattttgttttggggtgaaacGAGTACACTGTTCTTTGCCGGTTTTGAGAAATTCACCCATATAgatgcatttttattatattatggcGCAAATTAATCTGTCACTTGATGATGTGGCTTATGCTGATGCAATAATTTACCAAGTGTTTGTTCCATGTGGAAGGCTCATAAATCACATTTCTGTTGTTGTTTCTGCATTTACAAAATCATCAGCTTTCCTGTTCAGCCTATGTCATATTAACAATCTTAAATATTGTTTGTCTTATGCAGTTCacaatattacattattaaaattgattaaaaaatgctCCTAATCTGAATTTTCCCATGTATTAGACCAGAGTTTtccaaactttttgatgccaaggacggCCAAACATATGACACCCATGAGAGGGACCCCCCTTCCttaaatataaaggcagctttacattttcatgtataaagacaattctactgtgtgtgtgtatttcactattttcactattaatgtttatatactgtataaacctgaagagaaacacTATCAATTAATTTCCAATGCTGTATGTTAAaggttaatatactgtatgtatataatacATTTGTCACAAACCtaaattcagattttttattattatttaatacagtTAAAAATCATGGCTGTCAACAGAATAAGATTATTATGATTAGTTTCATTATTTCCAACCAGTATTTCAAATGTAGTTTTTCGACATTTTACACTTACACttttatttttggacattttctgCGGACCCCCTATAGCACCCCCTTGCGGCCCCTtaaccccagtttgaaaacccctgcactCAACAATATTTACAGTGACATGTCTGCTGTGCCTCATTTTGTCTTCTAAAAAAATAGTTAATTCTAGTTTCATGCATGGTTTATTGTAATCGCTATTCTGATTATGTGGGTCAAGATTTCAATTTCTCATTCCCATAGCCATGTCACCCCTCTAATTCACTCCTGGAGAGAGTGTATTGCTAGAAGTTACTATCTGACTCACAGTGAAGCAGATAGAAGCAGAGTTGCCAGCTGTTCATCAACAGCACTTTTAATAACTTGAACTTCAGGCACACTTTCAACAAAACTTAACAAAGTGACTTAAGTGATGAAACAGATCTTGCTCTGAAGTCAACCACAGAACACCATTAAATGTGAcagaaataaaaactttaaaacagAAAGCCACTCTTAGTTTGTTACCTATCTGAGCATGTTTCATTCAACAGAAAGCAACAAAATGAGTTTTAAGTTCAAGCCTATTGTCTGCCACAGTCAACTTACTATTTACTGATCTATTTTCTCTGCTTTCACTTATTAGTTACTAAAAGTAACTCATGTATGTACAAAAAGTGTTCCTTGTGAAACACACACCAGACACTGAGTTACATCAGAGTTGTTTTTAAAGAGGGCGGAGATTTGACAGTCTACAGTATTGTTGTTCTGTTGTTCTCTCTCTTAGGTGACCCTTTGTTGATGTAACATGAGCTTTGGCATAAATAGCTGACATCTAACAATAGGCTAGTCACTGACCAGAGACAGTTCATGGGATCtgtctgtgcaaaatttcaatAAAACAACCAAAAACATGCATCCAAcattatatgaaaataaacataaGAATGGATCTTCTAAGTCATTTCACACTGGTGTGATACCAGAGTTTCAGTCTAtccttcaaggaatagttcacccaaaaatgaaaattctgttacagagactgtttagcctgagatggaccacttgtattaaaattaatgggagaaatcttttagatacagacttcGCCTGCTGTTAATTCGAGAATGCGCATtcgctggaccagcctgaaaaatagtgtgatctgagctaaagaagcacaatttatgatacttatgattgttgtcagatttaactgctaaactgaaatatgtcctttgattgtaatcttgaccaaccgttttggagattttgggcTTTTCCCCTTCAAGTTGATTGGAGCTATACTTTAACGCTGCTTGTATccacagaaaatagctgcctgggagcgttacaaagatggccgctgagtggactgacttgccttgaaagcaaCTTTGGTGTAATATTACTGGGACGCTTCACattttgtatcactccgcttctcTGTCTTTGCGGCTTTTTAAATAGCAGTTGGGATCGTTCATTTTGACATTCACTGAATCGTTCAGTGAACATTTCTGGAGATTGCATATTTACACCTGTAGGTGGCGAAAAATGGGTGTATTTTATGTGATGAGTGAGTCATTCAATCATTGACTCAACTGATTTGTTAAAAACGACGAGTCGTTCATGACCAAAATAATAGAAGTGACCAAGATTCAtttacttaaaagatttgtttaaaAACACTAATGTGTTTATAAATGACACACCACTATTTCAAAACCAGAGTATGAGAGCGGTGCGGACAGCGAGTTGTGCTTGATGTtatggcttcttttggaactatttttgctGGCTGAGAAGAAATGCACAAACGAACTCACAAATTTTTTTGTCTGAAACACAAGTTATTTGATCTGTTTTAGCCTACTTGTTTGTTGATGTCATCTACTCACACCTTAAAGggacattctctcatcatttactcaccctcataccatctctGATATGTGACagacaaatggagatttttagaacaatatttcagctctgtaggtccattcagtgcaagtgaatggtgaccagaactttgaagttccaaaatgcacataaactcagcataaaagcaatccatacaactccagtggtttaatccatgttttcagaagcgatatgataggtatgggtgagaaacagatcaaaatttaagtccttttttactataagtttCCACCTTTTACCAGCAccggccagtaggtggcgatttgcatgaagaatgtgaaggcaaaaaaaaaaaaaaaaaacgtggacgtgaaagtggagatttatggaaGGAcataaacatttatctgtttctcatctacaccataacgcttctgaagacatgaattaaaccactggagtcttatggattacttttatgatgcataaTGCATTTgtatactttttggagcttggaagttctggtcaccattcacttgcattgaatggacctacagagctgagatattctcctaaaaatctttatttgtggcCTGAagaagcaagtcatacacatctaggatggcatgagggtgagtaaatttaatTTTgaggggaactatccctttaaactttgaAAAGACAGTCATGGTGACTCTTTAAAGTATCGgcgtaattattttttattttttattttttttacaaatttagtATGCTAAACATTCCATTATACGCTAAGAACATATACTGATGCAAGTGAAAAGACTGGAGACCGGAAAACGAAAACAGTATTCCGGTAAGAATCTGGGGACAGTTCCGCGTTCAGGAGAAGGTGGTTGCGGAAAAACAGCATACTTACTCGTGTCATTTTACTTAAATAATGTAGAAAATAacgacataattttcattttgggatgaactgtctattaatttaatataaaacgCTGAGAAATAAGAAATCACTGCAGAAATACACAGATTCGGCGTGATTTTTGTTATACGCTTAAAGTCAACTGTTATGCGGGCAGGATGGTGAATCTGTTAAAAATACCCTCCGCTGTCCC
This sequence is a window from Myxocyprinus asiaticus isolate MX2 ecotype Aquarium Trade chromosome 33, UBuf_Myxa_2, whole genome shotgun sequence. Protein-coding genes within it:
- the LOC127423987 gene encoding ubiquitin-conjugating enzyme E2 D4: MALKRIQKELTDLQRDPPAQCSAGPVGEDLFHWQATIMGPNDSPYQGGVFFLTIHFPTDYPFKPPKVAFTTKIYHPNINSNGSICLDILRSQWSPALTVSKVLLSICSLLCDPNPDDPLVPEIAHTYKADREKYNRLAREWTQKYAM